The Methanobacterium lacus genome includes a region encoding these proteins:
- a CDS encoding cysteine desulfurase, translating into MENGVDINIRADIPLLEDVIYLDAASTTPTPKPVVESMCNYFYNYNTNTGRGAYNLAVRATKEFESSRKRISKFVGSKPSEIIFTKNTTEAINLVANGLNFKKGDSVVVPNIEHHSNFVPWLNLRKKGVNLKLVEADEYGIIDHSDVLDAVDANTKLITTTHVSNAIGSVQPIKEIGEIADENDVLYLVDAAQSAGHMPLDVKDIKADFVSVPGHKGLLGPIGTGFLYCNQEISEDLEPTNYGGGTVLDVTESDFTLETVPARFEGGTQNIAGVIGLGTAVDYLERIGMEKIQNHSKKLTAKLFKEVNDIENTIVYGSPENIYGIVAFNIDGVNAHDVAKILDEVKGICVRSGHHCAIPAIRHMGAYELGGTVRASVHYYNTVEEIEIFGETLREISKFFGD; encoded by the coding sequence ATGGAAAATGGTGTAGATATTAATATACGAGCAGATATTCCTTTGCTCGAAGACGTAATTTACCTGGATGCTGCGAGCACGACTCCCACCCCAAAACCAGTAGTTGAGTCGATGTGCAATTACTTCTACAACTACAACACAAATACAGGCCGAGGTGCTTACAACCTTGCTGTTAGGGCCACTAAAGAATTTGAAAGCTCAAGAAAACGAATTTCAAAATTTGTTGGAAGCAAACCCTCTGAGATAATTTTCACCAAGAACACCACAGAAGCAATTAACTTGGTTGCAAATGGGTTGAACTTCAAGAAGGGAGACTCAGTGGTGGTGCCCAACATAGAACATCACTCAAACTTCGTTCCTTGGTTAAATTTAAGGAAAAAAGGAGTCAATCTGAAACTTGTTGAGGCTGACGAGTATGGTATAATTGATCATTCCGATGTTTTGGATGCAGTTGATGCCAACACCAAATTAATTACAACCACCCATGTGTCAAATGCAATTGGATCGGTACAACCTATCAAAGAAATTGGCGAAATTGCAGATGAAAATGATGTTTTATATCTCGTAGATGCGGCCCAGTCTGCAGGGCACATGCCATTGGATGTGAAAGATATCAAAGCAGATTTTGTTTCGGTTCCAGGACATAAAGGTTTGCTTGGTCCAATTGGAACAGGATTTCTGTACTGTAATCAGGAAATATCTGAAGATTTAGAGCCAACAAACTACGGTGGAGGCACAGTTCTGGATGTAACTGAATCAGATTTTACATTGGAAACTGTTCCTGCAAGATTTGAAGGGGGAACTCAGAATATTGCAGGGGTAATTGGACTTGGAACTGCTGTAGATTATTTGGAAAGGATTGGAATGGAAAAAATCCAGAATCACAGCAAAAAGCTAACTGCCAAACTGTTCAAGGAAGTAAATGATATAGAAAATACTATAGTCTATGGAAGTCCAGAAAATATTTATGGGATAGTTGCCTTCAATATAGATGGTGTGAATGCACACGATGTAGCTAAAATACTTGATGAAGTCAAGGGTATATGTGTTAGAAGTGGACATCACTGTGCAATTCCGGCTATCCGTCATATGGGTGCTTATGAACTGGGAGGAACAGTAAGGGCATCTGTACACTACTACAACACCGTAGAAGAAATTGAGATATTCGGGGAAACATTAAGAGAGATTTCTAAATTTTTTGGAGATTAG
- the ribH gene encoding 6,7-dimethyl-8-ribityllumazine synthase, with amino-acid sequence MVKVRIGAVVSEFNYDITQMMLELAKEHAIFLGSEITEVIAVPGVFDMPLAIKKLLKNDEIDAVVTMGAVIEGATSHDEIVVQHASRKIADLALEYDKPVALGISGPGMTRLEAHQRVEYGKRAVEAAVKMYKILE; translated from the coding sequence ATGGTAAAAGTAAGAATAGGAGCAGTTGTATCTGAATTCAATTATGATATTACTCAAATGATGTTGGAACTGGCTAAGGAGCATGCTATATTTTTGGGATCTGAAATCACAGAAGTTATAGCTGTACCGGGTGTGTTTGACATGCCTCTTGCCATTAAGAAACTACTCAAAAACGATGAAATTGACGCCGTAGTCACCATGGGTGCTGTAATTGAAGGTGCAACCTCCCACGATGAGATTGTGGTTCAACATGCATCAAGGAAAATAGCAGATCTTGCACTCGAATACGACAAACCAGTGGCTCTGGGCATATCTGGCCCTGGAATGACACGTTTAGAAGCACATCAGCGTGTTGAGTACGGTAAACGTGCGGTTGAAGCTGCTGTTAAGATGTACAAAATTCTCGAATAA
- a CDS encoding MFS transporter: MDIEHYYNKRSYILISLALAPFLSNFVITALNIALPSIALDLNIEAVPLGWIPTSYLITLTIFLIPSAKLGDIHGRKNLFKWGLILFTAGSIITVFSWSYHCIIFSRILQGMGSAMIFGNLYAMIASIYIHQDRIRALSIIFCSIFLGSFLGPIIGGLLSGFYNWRVIFVFCSLIGMVGILLLSRLDVEWFGLKGEKFDLVGSLMFGISSLLIIQGLSKINQELNWIFLVLGIIELTVFILYENQVDYPLFNLEVLHNRDFILNSAGTFIQYAPIAPIVFILNIYLQNVRGFSPILVGFILVLQPLAMLVVSIFSEKLNRLIKAPTMVTIAMIISLMSVLVFLTLKLSTPILVIILGLTLSGIGTSLFSSPNSHLIMNSVEKKYYGVASASITTMRGFGGSLGMSIVLVILTLVVGNIEINQLHSESFIISLNLIFRILCILYIAGTVIMLLNWYDVKNKNRI; this comes from the coding sequence ATGGACATTGAACATTATTACAATAAACGAAGCTATATATTAATTTCATTGGCACTAGCACCGTTTTTGTCTAACTTTGTTATTACAGCACTTAACATAGCCCTTCCTTCCATCGCCCTGGACTTGAATATCGAAGCAGTGCCTTTAGGATGGATTCCAACATCTTATCTCATTACACTCACAATTTTTTTAATTCCCTCTGCCAAGTTAGGAGACATACATGGGCGTAAAAATCTGTTTAAATGGGGATTGATCCTTTTTACAGCTGGTTCTATAATCACTGTTTTTTCGTGGAGTTACCACTGCATCATCTTTTCTCGAATTTTACAAGGCATGGGATCAGCCATGATATTTGGCAATTTATATGCCATGATTGCTTCAATTTACATTCATCAAGATAGGATACGGGCATTGAGCATAATATTCTGCAGTATTTTCTTAGGATCATTTTTAGGCCCAATTATAGGAGGTTTATTATCTGGATTTTATAATTGGAGGGTTATTTTTGTGTTTTGCAGTTTGATTGGAATGGTGGGAATTCTACTCCTCTCCAGATTGGATGTTGAATGGTTTGGGTTAAAGGGAGAAAAATTCGATCTTGTGGGATCCTTAATGTTTGGGATCTCCTCTTTATTGATAATCCAAGGCCTTTCAAAAATCAATCAGGAATTAAACTGGATATTTTTAGTTTTAGGCATTATAGAATTAACAGTATTTATTTTATATGAAAACCAGGTTGACTACCCGTTATTTAACTTAGAAGTGTTGCATAATAGAGATTTCATCCTAAACAGTGCAGGGACCTTCATACAATATGCTCCGATAGCACCCATTGTATTCATCCTGAACATATATTTACAGAATGTGAGAGGATTTTCACCTATTCTTGTGGGTTTCATACTTGTTTTGCAGCCACTCGCAATGTTGGTTGTTTCAATCTTTTCTGAAAAACTTAATAGATTAATAAAAGCCCCTACCATGGTAACAATTGCCATGATCATAAGTTTGATGTCGGTTTTGGTATTTCTAACGTTAAAATTATCTACCCCAATTTTAGTGATCATTTTAGGACTCACACTGTCTGGAATAGGTACTTCTTTATTCTCATCCCCCAACTCCCATTTAATCATGAACTCTGTGGAAAAAAAATATTATGGGGTAGCTTCTGCATCCATCACAACAATGCGAGGTTTTGGAGGTAGTTTAGGAATGAGTATTGTTCTTGTGATACTCACCCTTGTTGTGGGAAATATTGAAATCAACCAGTTACATAGTGAAAGTTTTATAATCAGTTTAAATCTAATTTTCAGGATCTTGTGCATCCTGTACATAGCAGGCACTGTGATTATGCTTTTAAATTGGTATGATGTTAAAAATAAAAATAGAATTTAA
- the mmp11 gene encoding methanogenesis marker protein 11 — translation MEILTPENLKDKFKDPWIAPYKKVITMVDKDRVELVEYHPCVAGSEWMVYQYKRTSDLVTESKRDGDKHIFQLKVGKADMELKPSYSAAGIEEVVVDDDEVKVVHAGLAGAGVGAAMCRGMAKGVKRVELYDIGGGSKVGRAAVVTPKLQKVIVGIDDTDTKEEGATWTLANNIGIELSKRGFEYLDHVTCQLYPHNPNKTQNCVAIALVFAVKPEMKEEMINKICEILKRDTLSDKTAIAVMDGFDVPDVLREYGEATKKSMMTVEDAENVAKKAGVKLIQVTGAPGEIGALAALGLYNDLEEAVKVYY, via the coding sequence ATGGAAATATTAACTCCTGAAAACCTTAAAGACAAATTTAAAGACCCTTGGATAGCACCTTATAAAAAGGTGATCACAATGGTTGATAAGGATCGAGTGGAACTGGTGGAGTACCATCCATGTGTAGCTGGGTCTGAATGGATGGTTTACCAGTACAAGAGGACTAGTGATCTTGTGACTGAATCTAAAAGAGATGGGGATAAACATATTTTCCAGCTCAAGGTTGGGAAAGCAGATATGGAACTCAAACCTAGCTATTCTGCTGCGGGAATTGAAGAAGTAGTGGTGGATGACGATGAAGTCAAAGTAGTCCATGCGGGTCTTGCAGGTGCTGGTGTTGGTGCTGCCATGTGCCGGGGAATGGCCAAAGGAGTTAAAAGGGTGGAGCTCTATGATATTGGTGGAGGTTCAAAGGTAGGAAGAGCTGCAGTTGTAACTCCAAAATTACAGAAGGTCATTGTTGGTATTGATGATACTGATACCAAGGAAGAAGGTGCCACGTGGACCTTGGCAAACAACATAGGAATTGAACTTTCTAAAAGAGGTTTTGAATATTTGGATCATGTTACCTGTCAACTTTATCCACACAACCCAAACAAAACACAAAATTGTGTCGCAATAGCACTTGTTTTTGCAGTTAAACCTGAAATGAAGGAAGAAATGATAAATAAAATTTGTGAAATCCTTAAAAGAGATACTTTGTCCGATAAAACAGCCATTGCAGTTATGGATGGTTTTGATGTTCCTGATGTTTTAAGGGAGTATGGTGAGGCCACAAAAAAATCCATGATGACTGTTGAAGATGCGGAAAATGTAGCTAAAAAGGCGGGTGTCAAACTGATCCAAGTAACAGGAGCGCCCGGTGAAATAGGTGCACTCGCAGCACTAGGTCTGTACAACGATCTTGAAGAGGCTGTCAAGGTTTACTACTAA
- a CDS encoding glycosyltransferase, protein MVLASIKTVRNNKPMTVSVIIPAFNEEKTVAHVVSVVKSLPYIGEVVVVDDGSMDQTSKFAEEAGAKVIYHMKNRGKGAAIKTGFKNSKGDIVVFLDADLKNLTQSQVRNIVDPILNGEADVTKTKFKREAGRVTELTAKPLLKFFFPEIKFDQPLSGQFAAKRSFLNKIKLEDDYGVDVGIVLDADVMGMKVKEVDIGKIDHVLSTLTELNVVATEVVRTIVDRATAYGRITMIDSLGQYIRMEILGLSLASMGIFSIFFIRFVSFYVGLAIAIIGVIIAIYYIIKIVRISFNVFSRTDGNMRNLKTFLKMHSPIIVSAMILLAMCTTLLGSVHFEGGKVSIQPVSRNLIIFNSPTNNQTVDVRGPYTVDKALENENTSIRMPTEALATLELNYGDSIYINNEKYVLNVTRPKEDNTMRIPNAALTSMGLNPGDVISDGDLRNRFNNFYAEKALQTNGNSDNINITEGTILTNNMQSGYNINLYLNNTLVSSSYGIIKNGSYSIYINDVKYKTITLNPDNLNQPYTVVIGDDIFKIEFGTPLMTDMEFANSSSGKFLNFIY, encoded by the coding sequence ATGGTACTGGCATCAATCAAAACTGTTAGAAATAACAAGCCAATGACAGTATCAGTGATCATACCTGCATTCAACGAAGAAAAAACCGTTGCACATGTTGTTAGTGTTGTTAAATCATTGCCGTACATAGGCGAAGTAGTGGTTGTTGATGATGGATCAATGGACCAAACCTCAAAATTTGCTGAAGAAGCTGGTGCTAAAGTAATCTATCATATGAAAAATAGAGGTAAAGGAGCTGCCATTAAAACCGGGTTTAAAAACTCTAAAGGAGACATAGTGGTATTCTTAGACGCAGATCTTAAGAATCTAACACAATCCCAGGTCCGAAATATTGTAGACCCAATACTTAATGGAGAAGCAGATGTGACCAAAACAAAATTCAAAAGAGAAGCTGGAAGGGTCACAGAATTAACAGCTAAACCACTATTGAAATTCTTTTTCCCTGAGATCAAATTCGACCAGCCTTTAAGTGGTCAGTTTGCAGCGAAAAGATCATTCTTGAACAAAATTAAACTCGAAGACGACTACGGTGTGGATGTTGGTATCGTTCTCGACGCTGATGTCATGGGCATGAAAGTCAAAGAAGTTGATATTGGAAAGATCGACCATGTACTTTCTACTTTGACGGAGTTGAATGTTGTTGCAACAGAGGTTGTCAGAACCATTGTTGACAGGGCCACTGCCTACGGCAGAATAACCATGATAGATTCACTTGGCCAATACATTAGAATGGAAATTCTGGGTCTTTCACTGGCATCTATGGGTATATTCTCAATATTTTTCATACGATTTGTTTCATTCTATGTTGGCCTAGCAATTGCCATTATAGGAGTTATTATAGCAATTTATTACATCATCAAGATAGTTAGAATATCTTTCAATGTGTTTTCAAGAACTGATGGCAATATGAGGAATTTAAAGACATTTTTAAAGATGCATTCACCAATTATTGTCTCTGCAATGATACTACTTGCAATGTGCACCACATTGTTAGGTTCTGTCCATTTTGAAGGGGGTAAAGTATCAATTCAACCAGTTTCAAGAAATTTGATTATATTCAATAGCCCCACAAATAATCAAACTGTAGATGTAAGGGGGCCTTACACCGTAGACAAAGCCCTTGAAAATGAAAATACTAGTATAAGAATGCCTACTGAAGCACTTGCTACGTTAGAACTCAATTATGGCGACTCGATCTACATTAACAACGAAAAATACGTTTTAAATGTGACGCGACCTAAAGAAGATAACACCATGAGAATACCCAATGCAGCACTTACTTCCATGGGTTTAAACCCTGGTGATGTCATAAGTGACGGGGATTTGAGGAACAGATTTAACAATTTCTATGCAGAAAAGGCACTTCAAACCAATGGAAATTCCGATAACATAAACATAACCGAAGGCACGATACTGACCAACAATATGCAAAGTGGATATAACATCAATTTATATTTGAACAACACCCTTGTCTCCAGCAGTTATGGAATAATCAAAAATGGCAGTTATTCAATTTACATAAATGATGTGAAGTACAAAACCATCACTTTGAATCCGGACAATTTAAATCAACCCTACACAGTTGTTATAGGAGATGACATCTTCAAAATAGAATTTGGAACCCCTCTGATGACAGATATGGAATTTGCCAATTCTTCATCGGGAAAATTCTTAAATTTTATTTATTAA
- the purE gene encoding 5-(carboxyamino)imidazole ribonucleotide mutase — protein sequence MEPKIMIILGSASDFDVAEKAINILEILEISYDVRVASAHRTHEKVKKIVEESTAHGVEVFIGIAGLSAHLPGIIAANTYKPVVGVPVSVKLGGLDALFATVQMPVGAPVATVGIDRGENGAILASQIIGIHDSEVRTRLSKMRNEFFFKIKNDEDKLAEKLTGTYYNRHSFEIDELEGSVRTDEDKYSDPEYPEVAVIAGSYSDMKIANKTTKFLDKLGVKYDSAVISPIRHPKKFEEYMEKSSSVKLYIAISGLSAHVTGAVVAFTEKPVLGVPCAIRLDGMDALLSMVNMPPGVPVATLGIDSGSNAALLAAEMLGLADASIRNSLKNFKDNMNCRV from the coding sequence ATGGAACCAAAGATCATGATAATATTAGGAAGCGCCTCAGATTTCGACGTGGCAGAGAAGGCCATAAACATACTCGAAATTCTGGAGATTTCCTACGATGTAAGGGTAGCTTCAGCACACAGAACACATGAGAAGGTAAAAAAAATTGTAGAGGAATCTACAGCCCACGGTGTTGAAGTATTTATTGGAATAGCAGGCCTTTCTGCACATCTTCCTGGAATAATAGCTGCAAATACATACAAACCTGTTGTAGGTGTTCCAGTATCTGTTAAACTAGGGGGGCTAGATGCACTTTTTGCAACTGTTCAAATGCCTGTTGGAGCCCCGGTTGCAACTGTAGGTATTGACAGGGGAGAAAATGGAGCCATACTTGCATCACAAATTATTGGAATACATGATTCAGAAGTGAGGACCAGACTGTCGAAGATGAGAAACGAATTTTTCTTCAAGATAAAAAATGATGAAGATAAACTGGCAGAAAAATTGACAGGAACTTACTACAACAGACATTCATTTGAAATTGACGAATTGGAAGGTTCAGTTAGGACTGATGAGGATAAGTATTCAGATCCAGAATATCCTGAAGTAGCAGTGATTGCTGGTAGTTACTCAGACATGAAAATTGCCAACAAAACAACCAAGTTTCTTGATAAATTGGGAGTTAAATATGATTCTGCAGTAATATCTCCGATCAGACATCCAAAGAAATTTGAGGAGTACATGGAAAAATCATCCTCAGTAAAACTTTACATTGCAATTTCAGGACTTTCGGCTCATGTAACTGGTGCGGTGGTTGCCTTTACAGAAAAACCTGTCTTAGGGGTGCCATGTGCAATTCGACTCGATGGGATGGATGCGTTGTTATCCATGGTTAATATGCCGCCAGGAGTGCCGGTTGCAACTTTGGGAATTGATTCGGGGAGTAATGCTGCCCTATTAGCTGCTGAAATGTTGGGTTTGGCTGATGCTTCAATAAGAAATTCGCTGAAAAATTTTAAGGATAATATGAACTGCCGAGTATAA
- a CDS encoding UbiD family decarboxylase, giving the protein MREFLKVLEDDFKVINIDDEVTTHYEVSKIMKDHPKDVLIFNNVKESDMGIISGICNTREKIAKSISVTVPEITARIVEATEKPMPIEVVERISKNFAYSKSADLGELPVPTYYKKDGGAYITAGVIIAKDPETGVRNASIHRMLVKDKDHLGVRIVPRNLYTYYKKAEEMDEPLEVAIAIGMNPASLLASCTSIPITADELEVANTFQNGEMKLVKCETVDLEVPDCEILLEGKILPHERDSEGPFVDLTDTYDVVRQEPIIKLEKMHYKENPLYHAIMPAGNEHKLLQGLPQEPRIYKAVQNTVPTVRNVVLTEGGCCWLHAAISIKKQTPGDGKNVIMAALAAHPSLKHCVVVDEDVNIFDTDDLEYAIATRVRADEDMLIVPGARGSSLDPRATPDGTTTKVGIDATKLLDKLEKFERVSKIED; this is encoded by the coding sequence ATGAGAGAATTTTTAAAAGTCCTTGAAGATGATTTTAAGGTTATAAACATTGATGATGAAGTCACCACTCACTACGAAGTCTCGAAGATCATGAAGGATCATCCAAAGGATGTTCTAATTTTTAACAATGTAAAGGAAAGTGATATGGGAATAATTTCTGGGATATGTAATACAAGGGAAAAAATTGCTAAATCCATCTCAGTAACAGTACCTGAAATAACTGCAAGAATCGTGGAAGCAACTGAAAAACCCATGCCCATCGAAGTAGTGGAAAGGATTTCGAAAAATTTTGCTTACTCTAAATCAGCAGATCTTGGAGAACTTCCTGTACCTACCTACTACAAAAAAGATGGAGGTGCCTACATCACAGCGGGTGTTATCATTGCTAAGGATCCCGAAACAGGTGTTAGAAATGCTTCTATACACAGAATGTTGGTGAAGGATAAAGATCATCTCGGTGTTAGGATCGTGCCTAGAAATCTGTACACCTATTACAAGAAGGCAGAAGAAATGGATGAACCGTTGGAGGTTGCAATAGCTATAGGAATGAATCCGGCATCTCTTTTAGCATCATGCACATCCATACCAATCACTGCTGATGAATTGGAAGTAGCAAACACATTCCAGAATGGTGAAATGAAACTTGTGAAGTGTGAAACAGTTGATCTAGAAGTTCCTGACTGTGAAATATTGCTTGAAGGTAAAATCTTACCTCACGAACGGGATTCTGAGGGACCATTTGTTGATCTAACAGATACTTACGATGTTGTAAGACAAGAACCCATAATAAAACTTGAAAAGATGCATTATAAAGAAAATCCTCTCTATCATGCTATAATGCCTGCGGGGAATGAACATAAATTATTACAGGGCTTACCACAAGAGCCAAGAATATATAAAGCAGTTCAAAATACAGTTCCAACTGTTAGAAATGTGGTGTTAACGGAGGGGGGCTGCTGCTGGTTACATGCTGCGATTTCGATAAAAAAACAGACTCCTGGAGATGGAAAAAATGTCATAATGGCTGCATTGGCTGCACATCCTTCCCTTAAACATTGTGTTGTTGTTGATGAGGATGTGAACATATTTGATACCGATGATCTCGAGTATGCAATTGCAACTAGGGTCAGGGCAGATGAAGACATGTTGATAGTACCTGGTGCCAGGGGATCATCATTAGATCCACGTGCAACACCCGATGGAACAACCACAAAAGTCGGAATTGATGCAACAAAACTTCTTGATAAACTCGAGAAATTTGAAAGGGTAAGTAAAATTGAGGATTGA
- the amrS gene encoding AmmeMemoRadiSam system radical SAM enzyme, producing the protein MKKEAILYDKIGKGLNCKVCERRCLISKGKKGFCEMRENIGGKLFSLNYGAASSVAVDPIEKKPLFNFYPGSTVLSLGSVGCNFRCKHCQNWSISQASLEDMSLREILPEDAVKLAKMYKCKSIAWTYNEPTMWLEYTIDSAVLAKKQNLKTVYVSNGYMTKEALDTVGPYLDAVNVDLKGMSEEFYKELCDARLQPVLDNIKRIYDKKIHLEITNLIIPGYNSSEENIRSLVSFMVDEVGVEVPLHFTRFFPYYELKNLPPTAIADLELAYKIAKDEGMKYVYVGNVSSSDGENTYCYSCGKLLIGRDSYTIQENNLKNGQCPECGADVDIIM; encoded by the coding sequence TTGAAAAAAGAAGCTATTTTATACGACAAAATTGGAAAAGGATTAAATTGTAAAGTTTGTGAAAGAAGATGTCTTATTTCTAAAGGTAAAAAAGGTTTCTGTGAAATGCGTGAAAATATTGGGGGAAAACTTTTCTCGCTAAACTACGGTGCGGCATCTTCCGTTGCCGTAGATCCCATTGAAAAAAAACCATTATTCAATTTTTATCCCGGATCAACGGTGCTGTCACTTGGATCAGTTGGGTGTAATTTTAGGTGTAAACACTGCCAGAACTGGAGCATATCACAAGCATCCCTTGAAGATATGTCTCTTCGTGAAATATTACCTGAAGATGCCGTTAAATTGGCCAAAATGTACAAGTGCAAGTCTATTGCATGGACATACAACGAACCCACCATGTGGTTGGAGTACACCATCGATTCTGCTGTACTTGCCAAGAAGCAAAACCTAAAAACAGTGTACGTTAGCAACGGCTACATGACAAAAGAAGCTTTAGATACCGTAGGACCTTATTTAGATGCTGTAAATGTGGATCTCAAGGGAATGTCCGAAGAATTTTACAAAGAACTCTGTGATGCCCGACTTCAACCAGTATTGGACAATATAAAACGTATTTATGATAAAAAAATTCATCTCGAAATAACCAATTTGATCATACCAGGCTACAACAGTTCAGAAGAAAACATCAGATCACTGGTCAGTTTCATGGTTGATGAGGTGGGTGTTGAAGTACCACTTCACTTCACAAGATTCTTCCCATATTACGAACTGAAAAATCTTCCACCAACAGCAATTGCAGACCTTGAATTGGCCTATAAAATAGCAAAAGACGAGGGTATGAAGTACGTTTATGTTGGAAATGTTTCTTCAAGTGATGGTGAAAATACTTACTGCTACAGCTGTGGCAAACTTCTCATTGGTAGGGACAGTTACACAATACAAGAAAATAATTTAAAAAATGGTCAATGTCCAGAGTGCGGAGCTGATGTTGACATCATAATGTAA
- the thiL gene encoding thiamine-phosphate kinase — MPSDKPKITELGEKKLIKRLLSRSQTPRVKNLFLNKIPIESLSDDAALIDIGENYLVLCSDMLMRSSHFPVEMSFRQIGQKVVAVNVSDLAAMGADAVGIIISMGLPKTMLVEEFDDLVEGILKACDKYGMALIGGDTNEAAELTLNGTCIGTVKKENVLMRSGALPGDVIAVTGDLGLAAAGFEILGCDCQDELNEESVKICLKHALEPEARLKEGIILSKNGNVSSATDISDGLLSELGEIIDANESTIGITVHENWFPIPSEVFEIAEITHKNPYDLALSYGEDFELLLTISPSEFESIKTKLKLKKIGFVDSTGTIKMIDKSGNTKVVTPKGYEHLN, encoded by the coding sequence ATGCCCTCTGATAAACCTAAAATAACTGAACTCGGGGAGAAAAAACTCATTAAAAGACTTCTATCCAGAAGTCAAACCCCCCGAGTTAAAAATCTTTTTTTAAATAAAATACCTATTGAAAGCCTTTCAGATGATGCAGCCCTAATTGATATTGGTGAAAATTACCTTGTTCTGTGTTCGGACATGCTGATGAGATCATCACATTTCCCAGTTGAAATGTCCTTCAGACAGATTGGTCAAAAAGTCGTGGCAGTAAATGTCAGTGATCTTGCAGCCATGGGTGCTGACGCAGTGGGAATTATCATTTCCATGGGCCTTCCAAAAACCATGCTAGTGGAAGAATTTGATGACCTAGTGGAGGGAATACTCAAAGCCTGCGATAAATATGGTATGGCCCTCATAGGAGGAGATACCAACGAAGCTGCAGAATTAACCCTTAATGGTACATGCATAGGAACAGTGAAAAAAGAAAATGTTTTAATGAGATCTGGAGCACTTCCAGGAGATGTCATAGCGGTGACTGGAGATCTGGGACTTGCAGCAGCAGGATTTGAAATACTTGGATGTGACTGTCAGGATGAATTAAATGAAGAGAGTGTTAAGATCTGCCTTAAACATGCACTGGAACCCGAAGCGAGACTCAAAGAGGGAATAATTCTTTCAAAGAATGGAAACGTTAGTTCAGCAACAGATATTAGTGACGGCCTGTTAAGTGAACTGGGTGAAATCATTGATGCCAATGAATCAACCATTGGGATCACTGTACACGAAAACTGGTTTCCAATACCATCGGAAGTGTTTGAAATTGCAGAAATTACCCATAAAAATCCTTATGATTTAGCGTTGAGCTATGGTGAAGATTTTGAACTTCTTTTAACTATTTCACCGTCGGAATTTGAAAGTATCAAAACTAAACTCAAACTCAAAAAAATTGGTTTTGTGGATTCCACAGGCACAATTAAAATGATAGATAAGTCTGGAAATACAAAGGTAGTAACACCAAAAGGTTATGAACACCTCAATTAA
- the cfbA gene encoding sirohydrochlorin nickelochelatase, with product MDTNSSSKIKTGVILVGHGSRLPYGKDVVSQIAEIYRTKQDYMVEVGFMNMNKPSIPEAINKLAKNGAERIVVTPVFLANGVHTTEDIPKILGLKEDTHEEGHSHHGHAHSHDEEEKVEIEFDGEIIYTEPLGADERIADIINDRVNDAL from the coding sequence ATGGATACAAATTCAAGCTCAAAAATTAAGACTGGTGTGATTCTGGTCGGTCATGGAAGTAGATTACCCTATGGTAAAGATGTTGTGAGTCAAATTGCAGAAATCTACCGTACTAAACAAGATTACATGGTAGAGGTAGGTTTCATGAACATGAACAAACCATCCATTCCAGAAGCAATCAACAAGTTAGCAAAGAACGGTGCAGAAAGAATTGTTGTAACTCCTGTTTTCCTTGCAAATGGAGTTCACACCACAGAAGACATTCCTAAAATACTTGGATTGAAAGAAGACACCCATGAAGAAGGACATTCCCACCATGGCCATGCACACAGCCATGATGAAGAGGAAAAAGTTGAGATCGAATTTGATGGAGAAATCATCTACACAGAACCCCTGGGTGCAGATGAAAGAATCGCAGATATCATAAACGACAGGGTCAACGATGCCCTCTGA